A window of the Streptomyces formicae genome harbors these coding sequences:
- a CDS encoding C40 family peptidase, giving the protein MNRRRRAAAAIAVVCAVTLLAAPGHAFAAPSPPEPPATAPPAGQSTGKKSLEDVRLELDGLYAAAASATDAYNLAEEQTRKQSVEIVKLAQEIVKGQDRIADLKQRAGAAARAQYRGGGLPPEAQLMLTDDPQLFLDGIGRFQQGQKATKDLIGEVEETQADLAAYTKEAGAQWTRLEANRVKQEKARKQINERIAEAKKIEARLAKEERERLLKLEQEAAYRAQTAWLGSGVLKNAKGSASAQGRKAIAFATAQIGKPYVWGAEGPGSYDCSGLTSQAWAAAGRGIPRTSQEQWRLLPRVDVKDMRPGDLIIYHADASHVGMYVGDGAIVHAPRPGRHVTLAGAGSMAILGVVRPDK; this is encoded by the coding sequence GTGAACCGACGCCGCCGCGCCGCCGCCGCCATCGCCGTGGTCTGCGCTGTCACGCTGCTGGCGGCGCCCGGACACGCCTTCGCGGCGCCGTCACCGCCCGAACCCCCGGCCACGGCCCCGCCCGCCGGGCAGAGCACCGGCAAGAAGAGCCTCGAGGACGTCCGCCTGGAGCTCGACGGCCTCTACGCCGCGGCCGCCTCCGCGACCGACGCGTACAACCTCGCCGAGGAGCAGACCCGGAAGCAGTCGGTCGAGATCGTGAAGCTGGCCCAGGAGATCGTCAAGGGCCAGGACAGGATCGCCGACCTCAAGCAGCGCGCGGGCGCCGCGGCCCGCGCGCAGTACCGCGGCGGCGGGCTGCCGCCCGAGGCCCAGCTGATGCTCACCGACGACCCGCAGCTCTTCCTCGACGGAATCGGCCGCTTCCAGCAGGGCCAGAAGGCGACGAAGGACCTGATCGGCGAAGTCGAGGAGACCCAGGCCGACTTGGCGGCGTACACCAAGGAGGCCGGCGCCCAGTGGACCAGGCTGGAGGCCAACCGGGTCAAGCAGGAGAAGGCCAGGAAGCAGATCAACGAACGGATCGCGGAGGCCAAGAAGATCGAGGCCCGGCTGGCGAAGGAGGAGCGCGAGCGGCTGCTCAAGCTGGAGCAGGAAGCCGCGTACCGGGCCCAGACCGCCTGGCTGGGCTCCGGCGTCCTCAAGAACGCGAAGGGCAGCGCGAGCGCGCAGGGCAGGAAGGCCATCGCCTTCGCCACCGCGCAGATCGGCAAGCCGTACGTATGGGGCGCGGAGGGCCCCGGCTCGTACGACTGCTCGGGGCTGACGTCCCAGGCGTGGGCGGCGGCCGGGCGCGGCATCCCGCGGACCTCGCAGGAGCAGTGGCGGCTGCTGCCGCGCGTCGACGTCAAGGACATGCGTCCGGGTGACCTGATCATCTACCACGCCGACGCGAGCCACGTCGGGATGTACGTGGGCGACGGGGCGATCGTGCACGCGCCGCGGCCGGGCCGGCACGTGACGCTGGCGGGCGCGGGGTCGATGGCGATCCTCGGGGTCGTACGCCCGGACAAGTAG
- a CDS encoding PP2C family protein-serine/threonine phosphatase: MPVPVPRQRTGSPVSVPAARPATAAPVAPAPAAGAPVDAVTDAVTGTAGGGDLTLLVIEDDPAGTFTVPELLGAAGTRVRIRTARNLTEAERLLTDDVHCILVDLALPASGRVRDGEEADALAVLRHVLRLAPHHAVLALTAEADIERAAEAVRVGAQDFLLRDELDGRLLSRAIRYAVARKRADSAQVKLAESRLRAQENARLERGLLPTPLLQGSDLRFAARYRPGRSRALLGGDFYDTVRTPDGTVHAMIGDVCGHGPDEAALGVELRIAWRALTFAGLCGDELLSTLQQVLEHERESEEIFATLCTVDIAPDGRRAGLCLAGHPSPLIARPGRPAQLLPYENGGPALGLLPKARWPRRQVELGGAWSLMMYTDGLIEGRVSPGGERLGQDGMVEMINRRLAAGLRGEALLEAAVAEVQELNGGDLTDDVAVLLLDRAAPRG; this comes from the coding sequence ATGCCCGTACCCGTTCCGCGCCAGCGGACCGGTTCACCCGTATCCGTACCGGCCGCCCGCCCGGCCACCGCTGCGCCCGTCGCCCCGGCACCCGCCGCGGGCGCCCCCGTCGACGCCGTCACGGACGCCGTCACCGGGACCGCAGGCGGCGGTGACCTCACGCTCCTCGTCATCGAGGACGACCCGGCGGGCACCTTCACCGTTCCCGAGCTGCTCGGCGCGGCCGGCACCCGCGTCCGTATCCGCACCGCCCGCAACCTCACCGAGGCCGAGCGGCTGCTCACGGACGACGTCCACTGCATCCTCGTCGACCTGGCGCTGCCCGCGTCCGGCCGGGTGCGCGACGGCGAGGAGGCCGACGCGCTCGCCGTCCTGCGGCATGTGCTGCGCCTCGCGCCGCACCACGCCGTCCTGGCGCTGACCGCGGAGGCGGACATCGAGCGCGCGGCCGAAGCGGTACGCGTCGGCGCCCAGGACTTCCTGCTCCGTGACGAGCTGGACGGCCGGCTGCTGAGCCGCGCCATCCGGTACGCGGTCGCGCGCAAGCGCGCCGACAGCGCCCAGGTGAAGCTGGCCGAGTCCCGGCTGCGGGCGCAGGAGAACGCCCGGCTGGAGCGCGGCCTGCTGCCCACCCCGCTGCTCCAGGGCTCGGACCTGCGCTTCGCGGCCCGCTACCGGCCCGGGCGCTCCCGAGCCCTGCTCGGCGGCGACTTCTACGACACCGTCCGCACCCCGGACGGCACGGTCCACGCGATGATCGGCGACGTCTGCGGCCACGGCCCCGACGAGGCCGCGCTCGGCGTCGAGCTGCGGATCGCCTGGCGGGCGCTGACCTTCGCGGGCCTGTGCGGTGACGAGCTGCTCTCCACGCTCCAGCAGGTGCTGGAGCACGAGCGGGAGAGCGAGGAGATCTTCGCGACGCTCTGCACGGTCGACATCGCCCCGGACGGGCGCCGCGCCGGTCTGTGCCTGGCCGGCCACCCGTCCCCGCTGATCGCCCGGCCGGGCCGCCCCGCGCAGCTGCTGCCGTACGAGAACGGCGGACCGGCGCTGGGCCTGCTGCCGAAGGCGCGCTGGCCGCGCCGCCAGGTCGAGCTGGGCGGTGCGTGGAGCCTGATGATGTACACGGACGGGCTCATAGAAGGCCGTGTCTCGCCGGGCGGGGAGCGCCTGGGCCAGGACGGCATGGTCGAGATGATCAACCGCCGGCTGGCGGCCGGGCTCCGCGGCGAGGCGCTGCTGGAGGCCGCGGTGGCGGAGGTGCAGGAGCTGAACGGCGGCGACCTGACGGACGACGTGGCGGTGCTGCTGCTGGACCGGGCCGCTCCGCGGGGCTGA
- a CDS encoding DUF2516 family protein, which translates to MLLEGFGTFLSLLYLAMLVLAVIALGIAVFAREDAYRAADKQTKMFWLILLGVTVAVNLFVPFLFLQLAGLVATIVFLVDVRPALRQVSGGGRRGGSSSDGPYGPYNGGR; encoded by the coding sequence ATGTTGCTCGAAGGATTCGGGACGTTCCTCTCGCTGCTGTATCTGGCGATGCTCGTTCTCGCGGTGATCGCGCTGGGCATCGCCGTGTTCGCGCGCGAGGACGCCTACCGGGCCGCGGACAAGCAGACCAAGATGTTCTGGCTGATCCTGCTGGGCGTCACGGTCGCGGTGAATCTCTTCGTGCCGTTCCTGTTCCTGCAGCTCGCGGGGCTGGTCGCGACGATCGTCTTCCTGGTCGACGTACGGCCGGCGCTCCGGCAGGTCTCCGGCGGCGGCCGGCGCGGCGGGTCGAGCAGCGATGGGCCGTACGGTCCGTACAACGGCGGGCGGTAG
- a CDS encoding helix-turn-helix domain-containing protein, translating into MASLNVGNLGEYLREQRRTAQLSLRQLADAAGVSNPYLSQIERGLRKPSAEVLQQVAKALRISAETLYVRAGILDERERDELETRAVVLADPSINERQKQVLLQIYDSFRKENGFDADTDKDTADDGPRTAGGSGAEQPAGPRT; encoded by the coding sequence ATGGCATCACTCAACGTCGGCAATCTCGGCGAGTACCTCCGCGAGCAGCGGCGCACCGCGCAGCTCTCCCTGCGGCAGCTCGCCGACGCCGCCGGGGTGTCGAATCCGTACCTCAGCCAGATCGAGCGCGGGCTGCGCAAGCCCAGCGCCGAGGTGTTGCAGCAGGTCGCGAAGGCGCTGCGGATCTCGGCCGAGACGCTGTACGTACGGGCCGGGATTCTGGACGAGCGGGAGCGGGACGAGCTGGAGACGCGGGCCGTCGTCCTTGCCGACCCGTCGATCAACGAGCGGCAGAAGCAGGTTCTTCTGCAGATCTACGACTCGTTCCGCAAGGAGAACGGCTTCGACGCCGATACGGATAAGGACACCGCCGATGACGGCCCCCGCACGGCCGGCGGCAGTGGTGCAGAACAACCCGCAGGACCCCGTACGTGA